In the Gorilla gorilla gorilla isolate KB3781 chromosome 10, NHGRI_mGorGor1-v2.1_pri, whole genome shotgun sequence genome, one interval contains:
- the KRT6A gene encoding keratin, type II cytoskeletal 6A, with protein MASTSTTIRSHSSSRRGFSANSARLPGVSRSGFSSVSVSRSRGSGGLGGACGGAGFGSRSLYGLGGSKRISIGGGSCAISGGYGSRAGGSYGFGGAGSGFGFGGGAGNGFGLGGGAGLAGGFGGPGFPVCPPGGIQEVTVNQSLLTPLNLQIDPTIQRVRAEEREQIKTLNNKFASFIDKVRFLEQQNKVLETKWTLLQEQGTKTVRQNLEPLFEQYINNLRRQLDSIVGERGRLDSELRGMQDLVEDFKNKYEDEINKRTAAENEFVTLKKDVDAAYMNKVELQAKADTLTDEINFLRALYDAELSQMQTHISDTSVVLSMDNNRNLDLDSIIAEVKAQYEEIAQRSRAEAESWYQTKYEELQVTAGRHGDDLRNTKQEIAEINRMIQRLRSEIDHVKKQCANLQAAIADAEQRGEMALKDAKNKLEGLEDALQKAKQDLARLLKEYQELMNVKLALDVEIATYRKLLEGEECRLNGEGVGQVNISVVQSTVSSGYGGASGVGSGLGLGGGSSYSYGSGLGVGGGFSSSSGRAIGGGLSSVGGGSSTIKYTTTSSSSRKSYKH; from the exons ATGGCCAGCACATCCACCACCATCAGGAGCCACAGCAGCAGCCGCCGGGGTTTCAGTGCCAACTCAGCCAGGCTCCCTGGGGTCAGCCGCTCTGGCTTCAGCAGCGTCTCCGTGTCCCGCTCCAGGGGCAGTGGTGGCCTGGGTGGCGCATGTGGAGGAGCTGGCTTTGGCAGCCGCAGTCTGTATGGCCTGGGGGGCTCCAAGAGGATCTCCATTGGAGGGGGCAGCTGTGCCATCAGTGGCGGCTATGGCAGCAGAGCCGGAGGCAGCTATGGCTTTGGTGGCGCCGGGAGTGGATTTGGTTTCGGTGGTGGAGCCGGCAATGGCTTTGGTCTGGGTGGTGGAGCCGGCCTTGCTGGTGGCTTTGGGGGCCCTGGCTTCCCTGTGTGCCCCCCTGGAGGCATCCAAGAGGTCACTGTCAACCAGAGTCTCCTGACTCCCCTCAACCTGCAAATCGATCCCACCATCCAGCGGGTGCGGGCCGAGGAGCGTGAGCAGATCAAGACCCTCAACAACAAGTTTGCCTCCTTCATCGACAAG GTGCGGTTCCTGGAGCAGCAGAACAAGGTTCTGGAAACGAAGTGGACCCTGCTGCAGGAGCAGGGCACCAAGACCGTGAGGCAGAACCTGGAGCCGTTGTTCGAGCAGTACATCAACAACCTCAGGAGGCAGCTGGACAGCATTGTCGGGGAACGGGGCCGCCTGGACTCAGAGCTCAGAGGCATGCAGGACCTGGTGGAGGACTTCAAGAACAA ATATGAGGATGAAATCAACAAGCGCACAGCAGCAGAGAATGAATTTGTGACTCTGAAGAAG GACGTGGATGCTGCCTACATGAACAAGGTTGAACTGCAAGCCAAGGCAGACACTCTCACAGATGAGATCAACTTCCTGAGAGCCTTGTATGATGCA GAGCTGTCCCAGATGCAGACCCACATCTCAGACACATCTGTGGTGCTGTCCATGGACAACAACCGCAACCTGGACCTGGACAGCATCATTGCAGAGGTCAAGGCCCAATATGAGGAGATTGCTCAGAGGAGCCGGGCTGAGGCTGAGTCCTGGTACCAGACCAAG TACGAGGAGCTGCAGGTCACAGCAGGCAGACATGGGGACGACCTGCGCAACACCAAGCAGGAGATTGCTGAGATTAACCGCATGATCCAGAGGCTGAGATCTGAGATCGACCACGTCAAGAAGCAG TGTGCCAACCTGCAGGCCGCCATTGCTGATGCTGAGCAGCGTGGGGAGATGGCCCTCAAGGATGCCAAGAACAAGCTGGAAGGGCTGGAGGATGCCCTGCAGAAGGCCAAGCAGGACCTGGCCCGGCTGCTGAAGGAGTACCAGGAGCTGATGAATGTCAAGCTGGCCCTGGACGTGGAGATCGCCACCTACCGCAAGCTGCTGGAGGGCGAGGAGTGCAG GCTGAATGGTGAAGGCGTTGGACAAGTCAACATCT CTGTAGTGCAGTCCACCGTCTCCAGTGGCTATGGCGGTGCCAGCGGTGTCGGCAGTGGCTTAGGCCTGGGTGGAGGAAGCAGCTACTCCTATGGCAGTGGTCTTGGCGTTGGAGGTGGCTTCAGTTCCAGCAGTGGCAGAGCCATTGGGGGTGGCCTCAGCTCTGTTGGAGGCGGCAGTTCCACCATCAAGtacaccaccacctcctcctccagcagGAAGAGCTACAAGCACTAA
- the KRT6C gene encoding keratin, type II cytoskeletal 6C, producing MASTSTTIRSHSSSRRGFSANSARLPGVSRSGFSSVSVSRSRGSGGLGGACGGAGFGSRSLYGLGGSKRISIGGGSCAISGGYGSRAGGSYGFGGTGSGFGFGGGAGIGFGLGGGAGLAGGFGGPGFPVCPPGGIQEVTVNQSLLTPLNLQIDPAIQRVRAEEREQIKTLNNKFASFIDKVRFLEQQNKVLDTKWTLLQEQGTKTVRQNLEPLFEQYINNLRRQLDSIVGERGRLDSELRNMQDLVEDLKNKYEDEINKRTAAENEFVTLKKDVDAAYMNKVELQAKADTLTDEINFLRALYDAELSQMQTHISDTSVVLSMDNNRNLDLDSIIAEVKAQYEEIAQRSRAEAESWYQTKYEELQVTAGRHGDDLRNTKQEIAEINRMIQRLRSEIDHVKKQCASLQAAIADAEQRGEMALKDAKNKLEGLEDALQKAKQDLARLLKEYQELMNVKLALDVEIATYRKLLEGEECRLNGEGVGQVNISVVQSTVSSGYGGASGVGSGLGLGGGSSYSYGSGLGVGGGFSSSSGRAIGGGLSSVGGGSSTIKYTTTSSSSRKSYKH from the exons ATGGCCAGCACATCCACCACCATCAGGAGCCACAGCAGCAGCCGCCGGGGTTTCAGTGCCAACTCAGCCAGGCTCCCTGGGGTCAGCCGCTCTGGCTTCAGCAGCGTCTCCGTGTCCCGCTCCAGGGGCAGTGGTGGCCTGGGTGGTGCATGTGGAGGAGCTGGCTTTGGCAGCCGCAGTCTGTATGGCCTGGGGGGCTCCAAGAGGATCTCCATTGGAGGGGGCAGCTGTGCCATCAGTGGCGGCTATGGCAGCAGAGCCGGAGGCAGCTATGGCTTTGGTGGCACCGGGAGTGGATTTGGTTTCGGTGGTGGAGCCGGCATTGGCTTTGGTCTGGGTGGTGGAGCCGGCCTTGCTGGTGGCTTTGGGGGCCCTGGCTTCCCTGTGTGCCCCCCTGGAGGCATCCAAGAGGTCACTGTCAACCAGAGTCTCCTGACTCCCCTCAACCTGCAAATTGACCCCGCCATCCAGCGGGTGCGGGCCGAGGAGCGTGAGCAGATCAAGACCCTCAACAACAAGTTTGCCTCCTTCATCGACAAG GTGCGGTTCCTAGAGCAGCAGAACAAGGTTCTGGACACCAAGTGGACCCTGCTGCAGGAGCAGGGCACCAAGACCGTGAGGCAGAACCTGGAGCCGTTGTTCGAGCAGTACATCAACAACCTCAGGAGGCAGCTGGACAGCATCGTCGGGGAACGGGGCCGTCTGGACTCGGAGCTGAGAAACATGCAGGACCTGGTGGAGGACCTCAAGAACAA ATATGAGGATGAAATCAACAAGCGCACAGCAGCAGAGAATGAATTTGTGACTCTGAAGAAG GACGTGGATGCTGCCTACATGAACAAGGTTGAACTGCAAGCCAAGGCAGACACTCTCACAGATGAGATCAACTTCCTGAGAGCCTTGTATGATGCA GAGCTGTCCCAGATGCAGACCCACATCTCAGACACATCCGTGGTGCTATCCATGGACAACAACCGCAACCTGGACCTGGACAGCATCATCGCTGAGGTCAAGGCCCAATATGAGGAGATTGCTCAGAGAAGCCGGGCTGAGGCTGAGTCCTGGTACCAGACCAAG TACGAGGAGCTGCAGGTCACAGCAGGCAGACATGGGGACGACCTGCGCAACACCAAGCAGGAGATTGCTGAGATTAACCGCATGATCCAGAGGCTGAGATCTGAGATCGACCATGTCAAGAAGCAG TGTGCCAGCCTGCAGGCTGCCATTGCTGATGCTGAGCAGCGTGGGGAGATGGCCCTCAAGGATGCTAAGAACAAGCTGGAAGGGCTGGAGGATGCCCTGCAGAAGGCCAAGCAGGACCTGGCCCGGCTGCTGAAGGAGTACCAGGAGCTGATGAATGTCAAGCTGGCCCTGGACGTGGAGATCGCCACCTACCGCAAGCTGCTGGAGGGCGAGGAGTGCAG GCTGAATGGTGAAGGCGTTGGACAAGTCAACATCT CTGTAGTGCAGTCCACCGTCTCCAGTGGCTATGGCGGTGCCAGCGGTGTCGGCAGTGGCTTAGGCCTGGGTGGAGGAAGCAGCTACTCCTATGGCAGTGGTCTTGGCGTTGGAGGTGGCTTCAGTTCCAGCAGTGGCAGAGCCATTGGGGGTGGCCTCAGCTCTGTTGGAGGCGGCAGTTCCACCATCAAGtacaccaccacctcctcctccagcagGAAGAGCTACAAGCACTAA